One genomic window of bacterium includes the following:
- a CDS encoding diguanylate cyclase, with translation MASCWYCNSELPETSQYCPSCGHSQTDRSSSPLFGVVDPTTGIWNSKFVNALVGQEANRAVRYHRPLSVLVVELDHAEHIHKELEHIQIEGLLREISERIGQAIRDTDTVGFLDADGPPHFAIVLPETDEQGATLAADKIRRSIAAHDFSTSGGWQRITVSCGAATIGVLPRGNEEAGLMNRREFTGNLLREAYHALESGRSAGTNRTSVGALRS, from the coding sequence ATGGCGTCGTGCTGGTACTGCAATTCGGAGCTGCCAGAAACCTCCCAGTACTGCCCGAGCTGCGGGCACAGCCAGACCGACCGGTCCTCCAGCCCGCTTTTTGGGGTCGTCGACCCGACCACCGGCATCTGGAACTCGAAGTTCGTCAATGCCCTGGTCGGGCAGGAGGCCAACCGGGCGGTCCGCTACCACCGGCCGCTGTCGGTCCTGGTGGTCGAGCTCGACCATGCCGAGCACATCCACAAGGAGCTCGAGCACATCCAGATCGAGGGCTTGCTGCGAGAGATATCCGAACGCATCGGCCAGGCCATCCGCGACACGGACACGGTCGGGTTCCTGGACGCGGACGGGCCGCCGCACTTCGCGATCGTGCTGCCGGAGACGGACGAGCAGGGCGCGACGCTGGCAGCCGACAAGATCCGCCGCTCGATCGCCGCCCATGATTTCTCCACCAGCGGCGGCTGGCAGCGGATCACGGTCAGCTGCGGAGCGGCGACGATCGGCGTGCTGCCTCGCGGCAACGAGGAGGCCGGGTTGATGAACCGGCGCGAGTTCACGGGCAACCTCCTGCGGGAGGCGTACCACGCGCTGGAGTCCGGGCGATCGGCCGGCACCAACCGCACCTCGGTCGGCGCCCTGCGGAGCTAG
- a CDS encoding replication-associated recombination protein A, with protein MAGQGELFELPGGAEPHAPLATRMRPKSFDDLVGQRRAVDVLRELTRSGHLPSIVLWGPPGSGKTTLARLLAAETKARMVAMSAVTAGVADLRKVVAEAHLHRRAGLRTVIFIDEIHRFNKAQQDAILPHVEDGTVTLIGATTENPSFEVIAPLLSRSRVFRLEPLDRGELKQVVDRGLAELGARIAEEAMDALLESARGDARVALNGLEAAAALAAGDAIGLTHIERALQERHLLYDRAGDQHYDIVSALIKSVRGSDPDAAVYWLARMLEAGEDPLFVARRLVILAAEDVGLADPQALQVAVAAQQAAHFVGMPEAVLPLTEAALYLALAPKSNSALTSYGAARQLIEATGNEPVPIHLRNAATGLARSMGYGKGYKYAHDFEGGVADQTHLPEKLVGRRLYQPGPRDPKPPK; from the coding sequence ATGGCGGGTCAGGGTGAACTTTTCGAGTTGCCGGGAGGGGCCGAGCCGCACGCCCCGCTCGCCACCCGAATGCGGCCGAAGAGCTTCGACGATCTCGTCGGGCAGCGCCGCGCCGTCGACGTGCTCCGCGAGCTGACGCGCTCGGGCCACCTTCCGAGCATCGTCCTGTGGGGTCCGCCCGGAAGCGGCAAGACCACGCTGGCCCGGCTGCTGGCGGCAGAAACCAAGGCGCGGATGGTCGCCATGTCCGCCGTGACCGCGGGGGTGGCGGACCTTCGCAAGGTCGTGGCGGAGGCCCACCTCCACCGTCGGGCCGGCCTCCGGACGGTGATCTTCATCGACGAGATCCACCGCTTCAACAAGGCCCAGCAGGACGCGATCCTGCCTCACGTCGAGGACGGCACGGTGACTCTGATCGGCGCGACGACCGAGAACCCGTCCTTCGAGGTCATCGCGCCGTTGTTGTCGCGGAGCCGGGTGTTCCGGCTCGAACCCCTGGATCGGGGTGAGCTCAAGCAGGTGGTCGATCGCGGCCTGGCCGAGCTCGGCGCCCGCATCGCGGAGGAGGCGATGGACGCGCTTCTCGAGAGCGCGCGCGGCGATGCCCGCGTGGCGCTGAACGGCCTCGAGGCGGCGGCGGCATTGGCCGCGGGGGATGCGATCGGCCTGACCCACATCGAACGGGCGCTGCAGGAGCGCCACCTGCTCTACGACCGCGCCGGCGACCAGCACTACGACATCGTGTCCGCGCTGATCAAGAGCGTTCGCGGCAGCGACCCCGATGCGGCCGTGTACTGGCTGGCCCGCATGCTCGAGGCGGGTGAGGACCCGCTGTTCGTCGCCCGCCGCCTGGTGATCCTCGCGGCTGAGGACGTCGGCCTCGCCGACCCGCAAGCGCTGCAGGTGGCCGTGGCCGCCCAGCAGGCGGCGCACTTCGTGGGCATGCCGGAGGCCGTGCTGCCGCTGACTGAGGCGGCGCTGTACCTCGCCCTCGCGCCCAAGTCGAACTCGGCCCTCACGTCGTACGGCGCCGCGCGACAGCTCATCGAAGCGACCGGCAACGAGCCGGTGCCCATCCACCTGCGCAACGCCGCGACGGGTCTTGCGAGGTCGATGGGCTACGGCAAGGGTTACAAGTACGCGCACGATTTCGAAGGCGGAGTCGCGGACCAAACGCATCTGCCGGAGAAGCTCGTGGGCCGCAGGCTCTACCAGCCCGGGCCGCGCGACCCAAAGCCTCCCAAGTAG
- a CDS encoding mechanosensitive ion channel gives MSSPPLAVSLSSQLIDNGVFVVVGALVFLVFVVASRLLARMATEQLSRRQVRADVIVVGRRVLVFGFIGFGALIALGIAIRSENVTFAGIVLATIIASFGVQDLLKDYVSGYYVLLERHLKVGDHIAVETWSGTVTQIKLRVTLLSNGEGDVIVVPNAELFNRPVTIHARPVAAPEVEAEASSEPPG, from the coding sequence ATGAGCTCACCGCCGTTGGCGGTGTCGCTTTCGTCCCAGCTCATCGACAACGGTGTCTTCGTCGTCGTCGGGGCACTGGTCTTCCTGGTCTTCGTGGTCGCATCACGCCTGCTCGCCCGGATGGCCACCGAGCAGCTGAGCCGGCGCCAGGTGCGCGCCGACGTGATCGTCGTCGGTCGCCGGGTGCTGGTGTTCGGCTTCATCGGTTTCGGGGCGTTGATCGCCCTGGGCATCGCGATCCGGAGCGAGAACGTGACCTTTGCCGGCATCGTGCTGGCCACGATCATCGCCAGCTTTGGCGTCCAGGACCTGCTCAAGGATTACGTCTCCGGCTACTACGTGCTCCTGGAGCGCCACCTCAAAGTGGGCGACCACATTGCGGTCGAGACCTGGTCGGGCACGGTGACCCAGATCAAGCTGCGCGTGACTTTGCTGAGCAACGGCGAGGGCGATGTCATCGTGGTGCCCAACGCCGAGCTGTTCAACCGTCCGGTCACCATCCACGCCCGTCCGGTCGCCGCGCCGGAGGTGGAAGCGGAGGCTAGCTCAGAGCCCCCAGGGTGA
- a CDS encoding 50S ribosomal protein L25: protein MQLKASTRQLLGKRSRRLHREGKLAGVVYGRNAAATPLVLDRLEFQKVFVKSGRTHLVDLVVDDSHTEKVLVREIQTHPRRLGPIHVDFYQVSLEEKITVEVPVHLVGESAAVKRGDADVLQPIHMVRVECLPTDIPEAFEVDLTALKDVEAELRISELDVPKGVTVLVEPEELVVKIVHRRELKAEEAIPGAEAEAEAGGEAEAAGAEEAAETKE, encoded by the coding sequence ATGCAACTCAAAGCCTCCACCCGCCAGCTTCTCGGCAAGCGCTCGCGCCGTCTTCACCGCGAGGGCAAGCTTGCCGGTGTCGTGTACGGCCGCAACGCCGCCGCGACGCCGCTGGTCCTGGACCGGCTCGAATTCCAGAAGGTGTTCGTGAAGTCCGGGCGCACGCACCTGGTCGACCTGGTGGTCGACGACAGCCACACCGAGAAGGTGCTCGTGCGGGAGATCCAGACGCATCCGCGCCGTCTCGGTCCGATCCACGTCGACTTCTACCAGGTCAGCCTGGAAGAGAAGATCACCGTCGAGGTGCCGGTGCACCTGGTGGGCGAGTCGGCGGCGGTCAAGCGCGGGGACGCGGACGTCCTGCAGCCCATCCACATGGTGCGGGTCGAGTGCCTGCCCACCGACATCCCGGAAGCCTTCGAGGTCGATCTCACCGCGCTGAAGGACGTCGAGGCCGAGCTGCGCATCTCCGAGCTCGACGTGCCCAAGGGAGTGACGGTGCTCGTCGAACCTGAAGAACTGGTGGTCAAGATCGTGCACCGCCGTGAGCTCAAGGCCGAAGAGGCGATTCCGGGCGCCGAGGCCGAGGCCGAGGCCGGGGGCGAGGCCGAGGCCGCCGGCGCTGAGGAAGCAGCCGAGACCAAGGAATGA
- a CDS encoding RDD family protein, which translates to MQNPPPPPGGYSPPPPPPGGYPPPPPPAGGYSPPPPPAGGYSPPPPMPGVYSPAPAYAPRAAYGGFWIRAVAYLIDGVILAVVSRLFDALLQANPADPASANYGLAAGLNLLIGIAYFVGLWTYWGATLGQRIFKLRVVDANTGGPIDVTKALIRWIGLFISFLACFIGVIWVAFDARKQGWMDKMAGTVVLQGG; encoded by the coding sequence ATGCAGAACCCCCCGCCACCTCCCGGTGGCTACTCACCGCCCCCGCCGCCTCCCGGCGGTTACCCGCCGCCCCCGCCGCCTGCCGGCGGTTACTCGCCGCCCCCGCCGCCTGCCGGCGGCTACTCGCCGCCCCCGCCGATGCCAGGCGTCTATTCGCCGGCCCCGGCCTACGCCCCGCGGGCGGCGTACGGCGGCTTCTGGATCCGGGCCGTCGCCTACCTCATCGACGGCGTCATTCTCGCCGTGGTCTCCAGGCTCTTCGACGCCCTCCTGCAGGCCAATCCGGCGGACCCGGCCAGCGCCAACTACGGCCTCGCCGCTGGACTCAACCTCCTCATCGGCATCGCCTATTTCGTCGGCCTGTGGACCTACTGGGGAGCCACGCTCGGCCAGCGGATCTTCAAGCTGCGCGTGGTCGACGCCAACACCGGCGGGCCGATCGATGTCACCAAGGCCCTGATTCGATGGATCGGCCTGTTCATCTCCTTCCTGGCCTGCTTCATCGGCGTCATCTGGGTCGCGTTCGACGCGCGGAAGCAGGGATGGATGGACAAGATGGCCGGCACGGTG